Proteins encoded within one genomic window of Hermetia illucens chromosome 2, iHerIll2.2.curated.20191125, whole genome shotgun sequence:
- the LOC119649590 gene encoding larval cuticle protein A3A-like, translating into MVVSTSVHFRSSDSENNQPKPTMSPLIIAVVASLALSVNAGLLHPAPLAYSTPLVAARAAPLAYSAPVLAARAAPLLAAPAPIVAARAAPLVAAPVAAAAPVFAARAAPIVAARAAPVVAAAPVVAARAEVVDAHPQYTYAYDVQDALTGDSKTQEETRDGDIVKGSYSLIEPDGSRRTVNYYADPINGFNAVVQKDVPVAAVAAPVVAAKAVAAPVVAARSVLV; encoded by the exons ATGGTAGTAAGCACATCAGTTCATTTTCGTTCATCAGACAGTGAAAACAATCAACCTAAGCCTACAATGAGTCCGCTTATT ATTGCAGTTGTAGCCAGCTTGGCTCTATCTGTCAACGCAGGATTACTCCACCCAGCACCACTAGCATACTCTACTCCTCTTGTGGCAGCACGAGCTGCTCCATTGGCATACAGTGCTCCAGTCTTAGCTGCCCGCGCCGCCCCATTGTTAGCCGCTCCCGCCCCAATTGTTGCCGCTCGTGCCGCTCCTTTGGTCGCTGCTCCAGTTGCCGCTGCTGCCCCTGTATTTGCCGCCCGTGCTGCCCCAATTGTAGCTGCTCGTGCTGCCCcagttgttgctgctgctccagTCGTTGCCGCTCGCGCTGAAGTCGTAGATGCCCACCCACAATACACATACGCCTACGATGTACAAGACGCTCTCACCGGAGACTCAAAGACCCAAGAAGAAACCCGTGATGGAGACATCGTCAAGGGATCCTACTCTCTCATCGAACCCGACGGTAGCCGACGCACTGTCAACTACTATGCTGATCCAATCAACGGTTTCAACGCAGTCGTCCAAAAGGATGTTCCAGTTGCCGCTGTTGCTGCTCCAGTTGTAGCCGCTAAGGCTGTTGCTGCCCCAGTCGTAGCTGCCCGATCTGTCCTTGTCTAA